Proteins encoded within one genomic window of Gammaproteobacteria bacterium:
- the uvrD gene encoding DNA helicase II: MDVTRILAPLNDAQRDAVTAPPGPVLVVAGAGSGKTRVLVHRIAWLIQVENVSPYGILAVTFTNKAAAEMRSRIETLLGIPVDQLWVGTFHGLAHRLLRRHWREANLVQGFQILDAEDQQRLIRRLLKGLELDESTWVPREVQWFINNQKDEGRRPDDLRDEGDVTRRQLIHLYRLYQETCERSGLVDFAELLLRAQELWARNPDLLATYRRRFRHVLVDEFQDTNAIQYAWLRLLAGDTGLPFAVGDDDQSIYRWRGARTEHLARFRQDFPGARVVKLEQNYRSTGTILRAANALIAHNSGRIGKQLWTESGEGTPIRLFGAFNEREEAQFIIERIRDWVARGHRRSEVAVLYRSNAQSRAFEEALMHAGMPYRVYGGLRFFERAEIKDALAYLRLLANRDDDPSFERVVNLPARGIGTRTVDEIRGYARANAMPMWRSAQTAAGGALPARAAKAVHEFLALVDAMARDTAGLPLHEQVDHVVQRSGLVEHFRKEVRDRAEARLENLEELVSAARSFDAVDAGDSEAGAADMAPLDAFLAHAALEAGEAEGGDWDDCVQLMTLHSAKGLEFPLVFIAGMEDGLFPHRRTLEDPQGLEEERRLCYVGTTRAMSELYLTYAEQRRLHGVDSIGQPSRFIGEIPAELLEEVRPRIRVSRPVYRRPMESGGLVHDPEQPVRLGQRVRHGRFGEGIVLNCEGSGAHARVQVNFENGGAKWLVMSYANLELM; the protein is encoded by the coding sequence ATGGATGTCACCCGCATTCTTGCGCCGCTCAATGACGCGCAGCGCGACGCCGTCACCGCGCCGCCGGGCCCCGTGCTGGTGGTGGCCGGTGCCGGCAGCGGCAAGACCCGCGTCCTGGTGCACCGCATCGCCTGGCTGATCCAGGTCGAGAACGTCTCGCCCTACGGCATCCTCGCGGTGACCTTCACCAACAAGGCGGCCGCCGAGATGCGCAGCCGCATCGAGACGCTGCTCGGCATCCCGGTGGACCAGCTCTGGGTCGGTACCTTCCACGGCCTGGCCCACCGCCTGCTGCGGCGGCACTGGCGCGAGGCGAACCTGGTCCAGGGCTTCCAGATCCTCGATGCCGAGGACCAGCAGCGGCTGATCCGCCGCCTGCTCAAGGGCCTGGAACTGGACGAGAGCACCTGGGTGCCGCGCGAGGTCCAGTGGTTCATCAACAACCAGAAGGACGAGGGCCGGCGGCCCGACGACCTGCGCGACGAAGGCGACGTCACGCGCCGCCAGCTCATCCACCTGTACCGTCTCTACCAGGAGACCTGCGAGCGCTCGGGCCTCGTCGACTTCGCGGAGCTGCTGCTGCGCGCCCAGGAGCTCTGGGCCCGCAACCCCGATCTGCTCGCCACCTACCGGCGCCGCTTCCGGCACGTGCTGGTGGACGAGTTCCAGGACACCAATGCCATCCAGTACGCCTGGCTCCGGCTGCTGGCCGGCGACACGGGCCTGCCCTTCGCCGTCGGCGACGATGACCAGTCCATCTACCGCTGGCGTGGCGCGCGCACCGAGCACCTGGCGCGCTTCCGCCAGGATTTCCCCGGGGCGCGCGTGGTCAAGCTGGAGCAGAACTACCGCTCCACCGGCACCATCCTCAGGGCCGCCAATGCCCTGATCGCCCACAACAGCGGGCGCATCGGCAAGCAGCTCTGGACCGAGAGCGGCGAGGGCACGCCCATCCGCCTCTTCGGCGCCTTCAACGAGCGCGAGGAAGCGCAGTTCATCATCGAGCGCATCCGCGACTGGGTCGCCCGCGGCCACCGGCGCTCGGAGGTGGCCGTCCTCTATCGCTCCAACGCCCAGTCCCGCGCCTTCGAGGAGGCGCTGATGCACGCCGGCATGCCCTACCGGGTATACGGCGGCCTGCGGTTCTTCGAGCGCGCCGAGATCAAGGATGCGCTGGCCTACCTGCGCCTGCTCGCCAACCGCGACGACGATCCGTCATTCGAACGGGTAGTCAACCTGCCCGCGCGCGGCATCGGCACGCGCACCGTGGACGAGATCCGCGGCTACGCCCGTGCCAACGCCATGCCCATGTGGCGCTCGGCACAGACCGCCGCCGGTGGCGCCCTGCCGGCACGCGCCGCGAAGGCCGTGCACGAGTTCCTCGCGCTCGTGGACGCCATGGCCCGCGATACCGCCGGCCTGCCGCTGCACGAGCAGGTGGACCACGTGGTGCAGCGCAGTGGCCTGGTGGAGCACTTCCGCAAGGAGGTGCGCGACCGGGCCGAGGCGCGCCTCGAGAACCTCGAGGAGCTGGTCAGCGCCGCGCGCAGCTTCGATGCCGTGGACGCCGGCGACAGCGAGGCTGGCGCTGCCGACATGGCGCCGCTGGATGCCTTCCTCGCCCATGCCGCGCTGGAGGCTGGCGAGGCCGAGGGCGGGGACTGGGACGATTGCGTGCAGCTCATGACCCTGCACTCCGCCAAGGGGCTGGAGTTTCCGCTGGTGTTCATCGCCGGCATGGAGGACGGCCTGTTCCCGCACCGGCGCACGCTCGAGGATCCGCAGGGCCTGGAGGAAGAGCGGCGCCTTTGCTACGTCGGCACCACCCGCGCCATGAGCGAGCTCTACCTCACCTACGCCGAGCAGCGGCGCCTGCACGGCGTGGACAGCATCGGCCAGCCCTCGCGGTTCATCGGCGAGATTCCGGCCGAACTCCTCGAAGAGGTGCGGCCACGCATCCGCGTCTCGCGACCGGTCTATCGCCGGCCCATGGAATCCGGCGGGCTGGTCCACGATCCCGAGCAGCCCGTCCGGCTCGGCCAGCGGGTGCGCCATGGCCGGTTCGGCGAGGGAATCGTGCTCAACTGCGAGGGATCCGGAGCCCATGCCCGGGTCCAGGTCAACTTCGAGAACGGCGGCGCCAAGTGGCTCGTCATGTCCTATGCCAACCTCGAGCTGATGTAA
- the trkA gene encoding Trk system potassium transporter TrkA → MKIIILGAGQVGSTAAFQLARQEANEVTIVDHNATVLRDLQDRLDVRTVVGHAAYPATLERAGAADADMIIALTSSDEVNMVACSVAHTLFHIGTKIARVRSAEYIATPNLFSPEAIPIDMRISPEQLVTQHIQQLIHYPGSFQVLDFADGRVRLVGVRARRDGLLVNQRIRNLKAHIPNVEVRIAAVYRAGQSVPTDGETLIRENDEVFFIAGRNDIRTVMAEMRKLEPPVRRVVIAGGGNIGLRLASALEQTNNVKVIERDRERAQRISERLAKAIVLHGDAADEELLLEENIDTADVFVAVTNADEANILSAMLAKQLGCRKVMALVNRPAYAGMVETGRVDVAISPQQITIGSLLALARKGDMVKVHSLRRGRAEAIEAVAHGNAEISRVVGRTVEQVALPPGTTMNVIVREDKVMEAHHDTLIRTDDHIIMFLTDRRQVDQVARLFQLPGRFR, encoded by the coding sequence ATGAAGATCATCATCCTTGGCGCCGGGCAGGTGGGCTCGACGGCTGCGTTCCAGCTCGCCCGGCAGGAAGCCAACGAGGTCACCATCGTCGATCACAACGCCACGGTGCTGCGCGACCTGCAGGACCGTCTCGACGTGCGCACCGTCGTCGGCCACGCGGCCTATCCGGCCACCCTCGAGCGCGCTGGCGCCGCCGACGCCGACATGATCATCGCCCTGACCAGCAGCGACGAGGTGAACATGGTCGCCTGCAGCGTCGCCCACACGCTGTTCCACATCGGCACCAAGATCGCGCGCGTGCGCTCCGCGGAATACATCGCCACGCCGAACCTGTTCAGCCCCGAGGCGATCCCGATCGACATGCGCATCAGCCCCGAGCAGCTGGTCACCCAGCACATCCAGCAGCTGATCCATTATCCGGGTTCCTTCCAGGTGCTGGACTTCGCCGACGGCCGCGTGCGCCTGGTCGGCGTGCGTGCGCGCCGCGACGGGCTGCTGGTGAACCAGCGCATCCGCAATCTGAAGGCCCACATACCCAACGTGGAGGTGCGCATTGCCGCGGTCTACCGCGCCGGCCAGAGCGTGCCCACCGATGGCGAGACGCTGATCCGCGAGAACGACGAGGTGTTCTTCATCGCCGGGCGCAACGACATCCGCACCGTCATGGCCGAGATGCGCAAGCTCGAGCCGCCGGTGCGCCGGGTGGTGATCGCCGGTGGCGGCAACATCGGCCTGCGGCTCGCCTCGGCCCTGGAGCAGACCAACAACGTCAAGGTCATCGAGCGCGACCGCGAGCGGGCGCAGCGCATCTCCGAGCGCCTGGCCAAGGCCATCGTCCTGCACGGCGATGCCGCCGACGAGGAGCTGCTGCTGGAGGAGAACATCGACACGGCCGACGTCTTCGTCGCCGTGACCAACGCCGATGAAGCCAACATCCTCTCCGCCATGCTGGCCAAGCAGCTCGGTTGCAGGAAGGTCATGGCGCTGGTCAACCGCCCCGCCTACGCCGGGATGGTGGAGACCGGCCGGGTCGACGTGGCGATTTCGCCGCAGCAGATCACCATCGGCTCGCTGCTGGCCCTGGCCCGCAAGGGCGACATGGTGAAGGTGCACTCGCTGCGCCGGGGTCGCGCGGAGGCGATCGAGGCCGTGGCCCACGGCAATGCGGAGATCTCGCGGGTGGTGGGCCGCACCGTCGAACAGGTGGCGCTGCCGCCCGGCACGACCATGAACGTCATCGTCCGCGAGGACAAGGTCATGGAAGCACACCATGACACGCTGATCCGCACCGACGACCACATCATCATGTTCCTCACCGACCGGCGCCAGGTGGATCAGGTTGCGCGGCTGTTCCAGCTGCCCGGCCGCTTCCGCTGA
- a CDS encoding potassium transporter encodes MRLRNIQQILGLLLMLFSTTMLPPVFISAWYRDGSAAAFVSGFLVTLLTGLLVWAPVRRESRELRSRDGFLVVAGFWTLLGLFGGAPLLFADQPSMSLTDAVFEAVSGVTTTGATVLTGLDRLPPAILYYRAQLHWLGGMGVVVLAVAVLPMLGVGGFQLYRAETPGAIKDTKLTPRITETAKALWYVYLGLTIACTLAYWAAGMSFFDAVCHSFATMATGGFSTHDASLGYFGSPLIDIIAVVFMVLAGANFALHFLVWQSRSLRNYGRDPEFRAYLVILAAISVFVVAYLFLSGHYVSLQEAGLQGVFHVVSFMTSTGFGTGDITAWPGALPVLLVLSMFIGGCGGSTAGGMKVIRWLLLYRQGAREVVRLVHPAAEIPVRLGETVVPQRVVDAVWGFFAIYVVLFGAMMLVLLATGVDQVTAFSAIATCLNNVGPGLGAIAANFATMHDADKWVCVLAMLLGRLEIFTLFVLISPAFWRR; translated from the coding sequence ATGCGGCTCAGAAACATCCAGCAGATCCTCGGGCTGCTGCTGATGCTCTTCAGCACCACCATGCTGCCGCCGGTGTTCATCTCCGCCTGGTACCGCGACGGCTCCGCCGCGGCCTTCGTCTCCGGCTTCCTGGTGACGCTGCTGACCGGCCTGCTGGTCTGGGCCCCGGTGCGCCGGGAAAGCCGCGAGCTGCGCTCGCGTGACGGCTTCCTCGTGGTGGCCGGCTTCTGGACGCTGCTCGGCCTGTTCGGCGGTGCCCCGCTGCTGTTTGCCGACCAGCCGTCCATGTCGCTCACCGACGCGGTGTTCGAGGCGGTCTCGGGCGTCACCACCACCGGCGCCACCGTGCTGACCGGTCTCGACCGGCTGCCGCCGGCGATCCTCTACTACCGTGCGCAGCTGCACTGGCTGGGCGGCATGGGCGTGGTGGTGCTCGCCGTGGCCGTGCTGCCGATGCTGGGAGTCGGCGGTTTCCAGCTCTATCGCGCCGAGACCCCGGGCGCGATCAAGGACACCAAGCTCACGCCGCGCATCACCGAGACCGCCAAGGCGCTCTGGTACGTGTACCTGGGGCTGACCATTGCCTGCACGCTGGCGTACTGGGCCGCCGGCATGTCGTTCTTCGACGCGGTCTGCCACAGCTTCGCCACCATGGCGACCGGCGGCTTCTCCACGCACGACGCCAGCCTCGGCTACTTCGGCAGCCCGCTGATCGACATCATCGCCGTGGTGTTCATGGTGCTGGCCGGCGCCAATTTCGCGCTGCACTTCCTGGTCTGGCAATCACGCAGCCTGCGCAACTACGGCCGCGATCCGGAGTTCAGGGCCTACCTGGTGATCCTTGCGGCGATCTCCGTGTTCGTCGTCGCCTACCTGTTCCTCAGCGGACACTACGTCAGCCTGCAGGAAGCCGGGTTGCAGGGCGTCTTCCATGTGGTTTCGTTCATGACCAGTACCGGCTTCGGCACGGGCGACATCACCGCCTGGCCCGGGGCCCTGCCGGTGCTGCTGGTGCTGTCGATGTTCATCGGCGGCTGCGGCGGCTCGACGGCCGGCGGCATGAAGGTCATCCGCTGGCTGCTCCTCTACCGCCAGGGCGCGCGCGAGGTGGTGCGGCTGGTGCATCCGGCTGCCGAGATCCCCGTCAGGCTCGGCGAAACCGTGGTGCCGCAGCGGGTGGTGGATGCCGTGTGGGGCTTCTTCGCCATCTACGTGGTGCTGTTCGGCGCCATGATGCTGGTGCTGCTCGCCACCGGCGTCGACCAGGTCACTGCCTTCTCCGCCATCGCCACCTGCCTCAACAACGTCGGCCCGGGGCTCGGGGCCATCGCGGCGAATTTCGCCACCATGCATGATGCGGACAAGTGGGTGTGCGTGCTGGCGATGCTGCTCGGCAGGCTGGAGATCTTCACGCTCTTCGTGCTGATCTCCCCGGCCTTCTGGCGGCGCTGA
- a CDS encoding tetratricopeptide repeat protein, with protein sequence MGRAAALEALLARGQDNALLRFSLGSEYLNAGDPGTAVSHLQRAVAQDPGYSAAWKLLGKAHAAQGDAAQARQAWEQGLAAAARKGDRQAEKEMTVFLRRLDRGQQ encoded by the coding sequence ATGGGCCGCGCAGCCGCCCTGGAGGCGCTGCTGGCCAGGGGCCAGGACAACGCCCTGCTGCGCTTTTCCCTCGGCAGCGAGTACCTCAATGCCGGCGACCCCGGGACAGCCGTGTCGCACCTGCAGCGGGCCGTTGCCCAGGATCCCGGCTACTCCGCCGCCTGGAAACTGCTCGGCAAGGCCCATGCGGCACAGGGTGATGCCGCACAGGCAAGGCAGGCCTGGGAACAGGGGCTCGCCGCGGCAGCCCGCAAGGGCGACCGGCAGGCGGAGAAGGAGATGACGGTGTTCCTGCGACGGCTCGACAGGGGCCAGCAGTAG